In a genomic window of Cetobacterium sp. NK01:
- a CDS encoding YdbC family protein has translation MAEIKFEIIENLGTIGEGAKGWKKEVNLISWNSRKPKIDIRDWDEDHEKMGKGITLSKDELIALKEILDSIDIENLDI, from the coding sequence ATGGCAGAAATAAAATTTGAGATTATTGAAAATTTAGGAACAATTGGAGAAGGTGCTAAGGGATGGAAAAAAGAAGTTAATCTAATCTCTTGGAATTCTAGAAAACCAAAAATAGATATTCGTGATTGGGATGAAGACCATGAGAAAATGGGAAAAGGAATAACTTTGTCTAAAGATGAATTAATAGCATTGAAAGAAATTTTAGATTCAATTGATATAGAAAACTTAGATATTTGA
- a CDS encoding ParA family protein gives MKVISIMNMKGGVAKTTSCHSIAAKLKSMGKNVLVIDWDPQGDLTYTILDEEEISKNTKDLVLGENIKNCITVTPELDIVATINEEALVSTVEGIKVEDRHYILTDSLENLNGYDYVLIDCPPTEGSLPLNALIASDYVFIPTIPEDVCIRKTENTVHLIKKLKNRGAKVEIGGIFITKYDKRLYVHNDNIEFLKENYNNLILKTTIPQNIRLSEVSRVKSSIFSYSPTSAGAIAYEELTNEILGVIHGEIK, from the coding sequence ATGAAAGTAATATCAATCATGAATATGAAGGGAGGAGTTGCAAAAACTACATCATGCCATTCGATAGCAGCAAAATTAAAATCTATGGGAAAAAATGTATTAGTAATAGATTGGGATCCTCAAGGTGATTTAACTTATACTATATTAGATGAAGAAGAGATAAGCAAAAATACAAAAGATCTAGTATTAGGTGAAAATATAAAAAATTGTATAACTGTAACACCAGAACTTGATATAGTAGCTACAATAAATGAGGAAGCTCTTGTAAGTACTGTAGAAGGAATAAAAGTAGAAGATAGACATTATATTTTAACAGATAGTTTAGAAAATTTAAATGGGTATGATTATGTATTAATAGATTGTCCACCTACAGAAGGAAGCTTACCATTAAATGCATTAATAGCATCAGATTATGTTTTTATACCAACGATTCCAGAAGATGTTTGTATAAGAAAAACTGAAAATACAGTTCATTTAATTAAAAAATTAAAAAATAGAGGTGCTAAAGTAGAGATTGGTGGAATATTTATAACAAAATATGACAAAAGATTATATGTTCACAATGATAATATAGAGTTTTTAAAAGAAAATTATAATAATTTAATTTTGAAAACAACGATACCACAAAACATAAGATTATCAGAGGTATCTAGGGTAAAAAGTTCTATTTTCTCATATTCACCAACTTCAGCAGGAGCGATAGCGTATGAGGAATTAACAAATGAGATATTGGGGGTTATTCATGGGGAAATTAAATAA
- a CDS encoding HU family DNA-binding protein, with protein sequence MTKQEFIALYQEKMEITTKKEAERLVNGFFSTLEEVLVKGDDLSVLGFGKFETTTQSARTCRNPKTGEEIKVPEKKVVKFRVGKGLAEKVAK encoded by the coding sequence ATGACTAAGCAAGAGTTTATAGCTTTATACCAAGAGAAGATGGAAATAACAACAAAGAAGGAAGCTGAGAGATTGGTAAATGGATTCTTTTCAACTTTAGAAGAGGTTCTAGTAAAAGGTGACGATTTATCGGTATTAGGATTTGGAAAGTTTGAAACTACAACTCAATCAGCAAGAACTTGTAGAAATCCTAAAACTGGAGAGGAAATAAAAGTTCCAGAGAAAAAAGTAGTTAAATTTAGAGTTGGAAAAGGGCTAGCAGAAAAGGTAGCTAAATAG